From the Methanomicrobia archaeon genome, one window contains:
- a CDS encoding rhomboid family intramembrane serine protease yields MTRLRPTCTVCGKSAVSRCKYCGDTLCAEHISPEQHWCVGLEAYRKELAARESAAGRAAFGPEQKGWKPGRDRGAHSLFGILTGNYSFLLMFLIASSFVLQLLIPSYTAHLILNPVLVLDRPWTLVTHVFLHGSFEHFFFNMLFFIFFGPVLERRIGSTKFLIIFFLAGIIAGIGWSLTAVNPAVGASGALSGIFATLAVLMPRMKVYLFFFIPLDMWMAVIFFALIDFMLIGSGDMIAHTAHLSGLFFGLLAGYHLKGKTAQY; encoded by the coding sequence ATGACGCGGTTACGCCCTACGTGTACCGTTTGTGGCAAATCGGCGGTTTCACGCTGCAAATACTGTGGCGATACACTCTGCGCCGAGCATATCTCGCCTGAGCAACACTGGTGCGTGGGACTTGAGGCGTACCGGAAAGAGCTCGCGGCTCGAGAGTCCGCAGCAGGTCGCGCCGCGTTTGGACCGGAACAAAAAGGCTGGAAACCCGGTCGCGATAGGGGTGCACACAGTCTCTTCGGCATCTTGACCGGAAATTACTCCTTCCTGTTGATGTTCCTCATAGCCAGCTCATTTGTGCTCCAGTTGCTCATCCCGAGCTATACAGCGCACCTCATCCTCAATCCCGTGCTCGTCCTCGACCGACCTTGGACCCTGGTCACGCATGTCTTTCTCCACGGGAGCTTCGAGCATTTCTTCTTCAATATGCTCTTCTTCATCTTCTTCGGGCCCGTGCTGGAGCGCAGGATCGGGAGTACCAAATTCTTGATCATCTTCTTCCTTGCAGGCATTATCGCGGGCATCGGCTGGAGTTTGACCGCCGTTAATCCCGCGGTGGGCGCGAGTGGCGCACTCAGTGGCATCTTCGCCACGCTCGCCGTCCTGATGCCGCGAATGAAGGTCTATCTCTTCTTCTTCATTCCGCTGGATATGTGGATGGCCGTGATCTTCTTCGCGCTCATCGATTTCATGCTGATCGGCTCGGGCGATATGATCGCCCATACCGCGCACCTCTCCGGGCTCTTCTTTGGACTACTTGCCGGGTACCATTTGAAAGGAAAAACGGCTCAGTACTGA
- a CDS encoding type 2 isopentenyl-diphosphate Delta-isomerase has translation MNQTSKRKIEQLRICAEEDVEVKESCFADVRLLHVALPELDKEEIELQTEFLGFTFNYPIMIASMTGGHPETKRINEILAEAAQRLGVGIGVGSQRAALEGTEQEDSFRVVRDLAPDSFIYANLGAPQVKVFGVAGVERVIEMIDANAIAIHLNFLQEAIQPEGDVIARGCLAAIKEVCETIKKPVIVKETGAGISYAVAKKLHELGVAAIDVGGFGGTSLAAAEIYRAHTEQDVLGVHLGHLFGWDWGIPTVESIVECSAIPFPIPIIATGGIRTGLDVAKSIALGADLCSAALPFLKPALAQDSADGVVAKIEEMGEELKVAMFLTGCRSPGDLKEAEVVVTGKTREVMEQRNLMERVKRRKKSI, from the coding sequence ATGAATCAGACCTCAAAGCGGAAGATCGAGCAACTCAGGATTTGTGCAGAGGAGGATGTTGAAGTGAAGGAGAGTTGTTTTGCTGATGTCCGGCTCCTCCATGTCGCGCTCCCGGAACTCGATAAGGAAGAAATCGAGTTGCAGACGGAATTCCTTGGATTTACCTTCAACTATCCCATTATGATCGCCTCGATGACCGGTGGCCATCCGGAGACGAAACGGATCAACGAGATTCTCGCGGAGGCTGCGCAGAGACTTGGTGTGGGTATCGGTGTGGGCTCACAGCGTGCGGCCCTCGAGGGCACCGAGCAGGAAGACTCGTTTCGCGTGGTGCGTGACCTTGCGCCCGATTCGTTCATTTATGCGAACCTGGGTGCGCCGCAAGTGAAAGTATTCGGGGTTGCGGGTGTTGAACGCGTCATTGAGATGATCGATGCGAATGCGATCGCGATCCACCTGAACTTTTTGCAGGAGGCTATTCAGCCGGAGGGCGACGTGATTGCACGCGGCTGCCTCGCGGCGATCAAGGAGGTCTGTGAGACGATAAAGAAGCCGGTGATCGTCAAGGAGACCGGTGCAGGGATCAGTTATGCGGTGGCAAAGAAGCTGCATGAACTCGGAGTAGCGGCGATCGACGTTGGGGGCTTTGGCGGCACGAGCTTAGCGGCTGCTGAAATTTACCGTGCGCACACTGAGCAGGATGTGCTCGGAGTGCATTTAGGGCACCTCTTCGGCTGGGACTGGGGCATACCAACGGTCGAGAGCATTGTGGAGTGCAGTGCGATCCCCTTCCCTATCCCGATCATTGCCACGGGTGGTATACGAACCGGTCTTGACGTGGCCAAGAGCATTGCGCTCGGCGCGGATCTCTGTAGCGCGGCCTTGCCGTTCCTGAAACCCGCATTGGCGCAGGACAGCGCAGACGGCGTTGTGGCGAAGATCGAGGAGATGGGCGAGGAATTGAAAGTTGCCATGTTCCTGACCGGCTGTCGGAGTCCTGGCGATTTGAAGGAAGCGGAAGTCGTGGTGACCGGAAAGACGCGTGAGGTAATGGAGCAGCGCAACTTGATGGAGCGTGTGAAGCGGCGAAAGAAGTCCATCTGA
- a CDS encoding DUF120 domain-containing protein, translating into MVISLRKLALQGAMKQPIKLSSGYFADAIRASVQTAARRLQELEREGLVHRRITADGQWIMLTKAGVEVLRKECCEYQELFFSRPTIEIEIAGRLVTGLGEGGYYTTLEGYKRQFESKLGFIPFPGTLNLSLDLLCIVARKKLDERTGIKIESFESENRTFGGAKCFPCKILDDRAEGIKSAVIIPERTHYPEDIMEIIAPVYLRGELGLKNGDELRTRVVIKET; encoded by the coding sequence ATTGTCATCTCGTTGCGCAAGCTCGCCTTGCAGGGCGCGATGAAGCAGCCGATCAAGCTCTCATCGGGTTACTTCGCCGATGCTATTCGGGCAAGTGTGCAAACCGCAGCGCGACGACTCCAGGAGTTGGAGCGTGAAGGGCTCGTACACCGGCGAATCACTGCAGACGGGCAATGGATCATGCTCACCAAAGCGGGCGTTGAGGTCCTCAGAAAGGAATGCTGTGAATATCAAGAGCTCTTCTTCTCGCGCCCGACGATCGAGATTGAGATCGCCGGGCGGTTGGTCACCGGGCTCGGCGAGGGTGGGTATTACACAACACTTGAGGGGTATAAACGCCAATTCGAGTCGAAATTGGGGTTCATCCCCTTTCCGGGCACGTTGAACCTCAGCCTCGATCTGCTCTGCATCGTCGCGCGTAAGAAGCTTGATGAGCGAACCGGAATAAAGATTGAGAGCTTCGAATCGGAAAATCGGACCTTCGGCGGTGCCAAGTGCTTCCCCTGCAAGATCCTTGATGACCGTGCAGAGGGTATCAAAAGCGCAGTTATTATACCCGAACGGACCCATTATCCCGAGGATATTATGGAGATCATCGCACCGGTTTATCTGCGCGGCGAATTGGGGCTGAAGAACGGAGATGAGCTACGAACCCGGGTGGTGATAAAGGAAACATGA
- a CDS encoding GTP-binding protein yields MTGRTRRKGILARLFRALFFRRATVKIGIYGPPNAGKTTLANRIIHTFVDENEDIGTSTEIPHETRRAVRRGGIIIDLKSRTLQNLYHNSAGNPTTSSGTAAFTPAEAKSKLRLDIVDTPGLATKIDFHDFMAFGLEETEAKKRAKEATEGVIEAIKWLEDIDGVLLLMDATENPYTQTNIVIIGNLEARAIPVIIAANKIDLADSAPQRIADAFPQHTVVPISALKGDNMDALYREMMRRFR; encoded by the coding sequence ATGACCGGGCGAACGAGGCGAAAAGGGATTTTGGCACGGCTGTTTCGCGCACTATTTTTCAGACGGGCAACGGTAAAGATCGGCATTTACGGACCACCGAACGCGGGGAAGACGACTCTGGCGAATCGGATCATTCATACGTTCGTGGACGAGAACGAGGATATTGGTACCTCGACGGAGATACCACACGAGACGCGACGGGCGGTGCGGCGAGGCGGGATCATCATCGATCTGAAATCGCGGACCTTGCAGAATCTCTACCACAACTCCGCCGGGAACCCCACGACCTCCTCGGGGACTGCAGCATTCACGCCTGCTGAAGCCAAATCGAAGTTGCGGTTGGATATCGTGGATACGCCTGGACTGGCGACGAAGATCGATTTTCACGATTTTATGGCCTTTGGCCTGGAGGAGACAGAGGCGAAGAAGCGGGCGAAAGAAGCCACAGAAGGTGTTATCGAGGCGATCAAGTGGCTCGAGGATATTGACGGTGTCCTGCTCCTGATGGATGCAACAGAGAATCCGTATACCCAGACGAACATTGTGATCATCGGTAATCTGGAGGCACGTGCTATCCCGGTGATCATCGCGGCGAACAAAATCGATCTTGCAGATTCGGCACCGCAGCGGATTGCGGATGCGTTCCCGCAGCACACGGTCGTTCCCATCTCGGCATTGAAGGGCGATAACATGGACGCACTGTACCGGGAAATGATGCGGAGGTTCAGGTGA
- a CDS encoding tRNA (N(6)-L-threonylcarbamoyladenosine(37)-C(2))-methylthiotransferase, which yields MPLEICFPEPQKIHLETFGCTANLGDTLKLQAFFRNAGHTIVAGPQDAEVVILNTCTVTKRTELNVLKRLRTLQATGKVVVVAGCMAAAQPELLKGVLGEEVLLITPAEIQRSWHATRDFDLEGVVSVVPIAMGCLGSCAYCIVKQARGELRSYRPAWILEAVRRVVARGAKEIRITAQDCSAYGFDATHGVTLPQLVEQLTALEGDFRIRIGMMNPATVLPILDPLLDAFESEKVFKFFHVPVQSGADEVLRAMRRNYRVTDFIAIVTSLRDRFSDCTISTDFIVGYPTETEAHFQSSVRLLEALQPEKVNITKFSPRPGTEAAALNDLLERDKKRRSRKITARYHELGGERTTAAVEGVTVPVLITEKGKKGGVIGRDPAYRMVVLREELPLGSSCAVTIMSATSSYLIGRSS from the coding sequence ATGCCGCTTGAGATCTGCTTTCCTGAGCCGCAAAAGATTCATCTCGAGACCTTCGGGTGCACGGCGAACCTCGGTGATACGTTAAAGCTACAGGCCTTCTTCAGAAACGCCGGGCACACTATTGTGGCGGGGCCGCAGGACGCGGAGGTGGTTATCCTCAATACGTGCACGGTAACAAAACGAACTGAACTGAATGTGCTCAAGCGGCTGCGGACGTTACAAGCAACGGGTAAAGTAGTGGTTGTTGCTGGCTGCATGGCCGCGGCACAGCCGGAATTACTCAAAGGTGTGCTGGGCGAGGAGGTATTGCTGATAACGCCCGCTGAGATTCAGAGGAGCTGGCATGCGACACGCGATTTTGACCTGGAGGGAGTTGTCAGCGTTGTCCCGATAGCCATGGGTTGCCTCGGATCGTGCGCCTACTGCATTGTGAAGCAGGCACGGGGCGAGCTGAGAAGTTACCGGCCGGCGTGGATTCTTGAAGCAGTGAGGCGCGTGGTAGCACGGGGTGCGAAGGAGATTCGGATCACCGCTCAGGACTGCAGTGCCTATGGCTTTGATGCTACGCACGGCGTCACGTTGCCCCAATTAGTAGAGCAGTTAACCGCGCTCGAAGGCGATTTCCGCATCCGTATCGGCATGATGAACCCTGCTACCGTCCTGCCAATTTTAGACCCGCTGTTGGATGCCTTCGAGTCCGAGAAGGTCTTCAAATTTTTCCACGTGCCGGTGCAGTCAGGCGCTGACGAAGTGCTGCGAGCTATGCGGCGTAATTACCGGGTCACGGATTTCATTGCAATCGTCACGAGCTTGCGGGATCGATTCAGTGATTGCACGATCTCCACGGATTTCATTGTGGGCTACCCTACCGAGACCGAGGCGCATTTCCAGTCATCCGTGCGCCTTCTGGAAGCATTGCAACCGGAGAAAGTGAATATCACGAAATTTTCGCCGCGGCCCGGTACTGAGGCCGCAGCGCTGAACGATCTGCTGGAACGCGATAAGAAACGGCGATCACGCAAAATCACCGCGCGCTATCATGAACTCGGCGGCGAACGGACTACTGCAGCGGTCGAAGGGGTTACGGTTCCGGTGCTCATCACGGAGAAGGGCAAGAAGGGTGGTGTTATCGGGCGTGATCCCGCCTATCGAATGGTCGTACTCCGCGAAGAGCTGCCGCTTGGCTCCTCATGTGCGGTAACGATCATGTCGGCAACGAGTTCCTATTTGATCGGCAGATCTAGCTAA
- a CDS encoding metal-binding protein, with protein MKKEELVHLHMLLAQLKKFCEQHGLDCDFSKYQELEISPFQVHRSKDEHKQAIFVLGTELASMAAKHNYAVYK; from the coding sequence ATGAAGAAGGAGGAGCTGGTACATCTCCATATGTTATTGGCCCAGTTGAAGAAGTTTTGTGAGCAGCACGGCTTGGATTGCGATTTTTCGAAGTATCAGGAGCTTGAGATCTCGCCCTTCCAGGTACACCGCAGCAAGGATGAGCACAAGCAGGCCATTTTTGTGCTCGGCACAGAACTCGCGTCCATGGCTGCGAAGCACAACTATGCGGTCTACAAATAA
- a CDS encoding serine protein kinase RIO translates to MAEKEGLFEIEKWLSDRQLPKGKKRKKDYRDRKTEEYVFDVSTLETLYKFVKKGLLLALGGPISRGKESVIFHALGPDDEELAIKMYKINTANFHAMLEYIMGDPRFKHLKRDHRSVIFAWARKEYSNLRRAFELGVRVPKPIAYERNVLIMEFIGQDGIAAPRLRDIPPESLVELIEIEELFTSIVSAITTLYHEGSMVHADLSEFNIVMDGYVERELAPEPSAGTPGAIEPVLIDMGQALLLDHPQADEFLKRDVHNLTVYFSKLGLERTDEEVLRLVRG, encoded by the coding sequence ATGGCTGAGAAAGAAGGGCTATTTGAAATAGAGAAGTGGTTGAGCGACCGCCAGTTACCGAAGGGTAAAAAGAGAAAGAAGGACTATCGCGATCGGAAGACCGAAGAGTATGTCTTTGACGTTTCCACGCTTGAGACGCTCTACAAATTCGTAAAGAAAGGGCTTCTCCTGGCACTCGGTGGGCCGATAAGTCGAGGCAAAGAGTCGGTTATTTTTCACGCGCTCGGACCTGATGATGAGGAGCTGGCGATCAAGATGTACAAGATCAACACGGCCAATTTCCATGCTATGCTCGAGTATATCATGGGTGATCCGAGATTCAAACATCTCAAACGAGACCATCGGAGTGTCATCTTCGCTTGGGCCCGGAAAGAGTACAGCAATCTCAGGCGCGCCTTCGAACTCGGCGTACGCGTGCCCAAACCGATAGCCTACGAGCGTAACGTCTTAATTATGGAATTCATTGGCCAGGACGGGATCGCGGCACCGCGACTGAGAGATATCCCCCCCGAATCGCTCGTGGAGCTCATCGAGATCGAGGAGCTGTTCACGAGTATCGTCTCTGCCATCACCACCCTGTATCATGAGGGCTCGATGGTGCATGCGGATCTCAGCGAGTTCAATATCGTGATGGACGGTTACGTGGAGCGTGAACTCGCCCCTGAGCCCTCAGCGGGCACGCCAGGTGCGATCGAGCCGGTGCTCATCGATATGGGGCAGGCGCTCCTTCTGGATCATCCTCAAGCCGATGAGTTCCTCAAGAGGGATGTACACAACCTTACCGTCTACTTCTCCAAGCTCGGTCTCGAGCGCACAGACGAGGAAGTACTCCGGCTGGTACGGGGGTAG
- a CDS encoding phosphatidylserine decarboxylase family protein, with translation MRTKELISPASGKILRFDADRQMLTIFMHLHNVHLTVAPLDGVVTRITPEQGAFKPAFIRSADFNTRNTIELSTAFGNICVVHIAGFLTRKILCDVQVGQQVQQGERLGKICFGSRVDISVPDGFALLVTEGARVRCGKTPLARKAK, from the coding sequence ATGAGGACCAAAGAGCTGATTTCACCGGCGAGCGGTAAAATATTACGGTTTGATGCAGACCGGCAGATGCTCACGATCTTCATGCATCTCCACAATGTGCACCTGACGGTCGCGCCCCTGGATGGCGTGGTGACGCGGATAACCCCGGAACAAGGAGCGTTCAAGCCCGCGTTCATCCGCAGCGCGGACTTCAACACGAGAAACACCATTGAGCTGAGCACGGCCTTTGGGAACATTTGCGTCGTGCATATCGCGGGCTTCCTCACCCGTAAAATCCTCTGCGATGTACAGGTGGGGCAGCAGGTACAGCAGGGCGAGCGGCTCGGGAAGATCTGCTTTGGCTCGCGGGTGGATATCAGCGTACCGGACGGCTTCGCACTGCTGGTCACGGAAGGTGCGCGCGTGCGGTGCGGCAAGACGCCGCTCGCACGTAAGGCAAAATGA
- the eif1A gene encoding translation initiation factor eIF-1A — MQTPEEEEEVIRVRIPQKRKREVLGIVEKMLGGRRAVVQCVDGVERLGRIPGRLKRRQWIAVGNVVIVVPWDFQDEKGDIIHRYTRPQAEWLRKKGYLK, encoded by the coding sequence GTGCAGACGCCAGAGGAAGAGGAAGAAGTAATACGGGTGCGAATCCCGCAGAAGCGTAAGCGGGAGGTGCTCGGGATCGTGGAGAAGATGCTCGGCGGCCGGCGCGCGGTCGTGCAATGTGTCGACGGCGTTGAGCGATTGGGTCGTATACCTGGCCGTTTAAAGCGACGGCAGTGGATCGCCGTCGGCAATGTCGTCATCGTCGTCCCCTGGGATTTTCAGGATGAAAAGGGCGATATTATCCATCGGTACACGCGACCACAGGCAGAATGGCTGAGAAAGAAGGGCTATTTGAAATAG
- a CDS encoding protein-L-isoaspartate(D-aspartate) O-methyltransferase codes for MEEERTFEEARLRMTEHLRRMGVHDRVVSAMSRVNRHLFVPEKLSAEAYADYPLPIGEGQTISAPHMVAMMCDYLEFEESEQVLEIGAGSGYHAAVVAELIGAAGHVYSVERIPWLVSLATTNLARAGYTTVTVIQGDGTLGLPEHAPFDKINVTCAAPDVPPPLLEQLKVGGKMVIPIGKHWQALYLVEKKNGVTRERKTDVAFVPLVGKYGFAER; via the coding sequence ATGGAAGAGGAGCGTACTTTTGAGGAAGCACGACTGAGGATGACAGAGCATCTCAGGAGGATGGGCGTACACGACCGCGTAGTGAGCGCCATGTCGCGGGTCAACCGGCACCTCTTTGTCCCTGAGAAACTCAGTGCGGAGGCTTATGCCGACTATCCGCTTCCCATCGGCGAAGGACAGACGATCAGCGCGCCGCACATGGTGGCGATGATGTGCGACTACCTCGAGTTCGAGGAGAGTGAGCAGGTGCTGGAGATCGGTGCGGGCTCGGGCTACCATGCCGCGGTGGTTGCTGAACTCATCGGCGCGGCAGGGCACGTCTACTCGGTGGAGCGGATACCGTGGCTGGTCTCGCTCGCGACCACGAATCTTGCGCGTGCGGGATACACGACTGTCACGGTGATCCAGGGAGATGGCACGCTGGGCCTGCCCGAGCATGCGCCCTTTGATAAGATCAACGTGACCTGCGCGGCACCCGACGTGCCACCACCGTTACTGGAGCAGTTGAAGGTCGGCGGAAAGATGGTCATTCCGATCGGCAAGCACTGGCAGGCATTGTATCTGGTGGAGAAGAAGAACGGCGTGACGCGCGAGCGAAAGACCGATGTGGCTTTCGTCCCTCTGGTAGGGAAGTACGGCTTCGCGGAACGCTAA
- a CDS encoding DUF2073 domain-containing protein produces the protein MSEIKMDLISEDKINAMSSMEKLRFVLDGVRAGNIVILEGGLTPEEQMQLIELTMTEIGEEFPGIEISGYPAKRGLFNLRKKTRLTVIGPANVMRTIKKDKDLISTIVSAV, from the coding sequence ATGTCGGAAATAAAGATGGATCTGATCTCCGAAGATAAGATCAATGCAATGAGCTCGATGGAGAAGTTACGGTTCGTCCTGGACGGCGTGAGGGCGGGCAACATCGTGATCCTGGAGGGTGGCCTGACACCCGAGGAGCAGATGCAGCTCATTGAGCTCACCATGACAGAGATCGGCGAGGAGTTCCCGGGCATCGAGATCAGTGGCTATCCCGCGAAGCGCGGGTTATTCAATTTGCGGAAGAAGACGCGGCTGACCGTGATCGGGCCGGCGAACGTCATGCGGACCATCAAGAAGGATAAGGATCTGATTAGCACGATTGTCTCTGCAGTCTGA
- a CDS encoding proline--tRNA ligase, with translation MPQKEDTQTVIPKDQHFSEWYSEILKRAEILDVRYPIKGVYVWFPYGYKLRNLVYRILRSLLDEEHEEVQFPMLIPEDELLKEKEHIKGFEEEVFWVTRGGSTELEIPFALRPTSETAMYPIFKVWIRSHADLPLRVYQIVNTFRYETKHTRPLIRLREITSFKEAHTAHASRLDAEEQVKKAVALYKCFFDQLAVPYLITRRPQWDKFPGAAYSIAFDTIMPDGRTLQIGTIHLLGESFARTFDIKFEDKDGSLQYVNQTCYGISERCVASVIGIHGDDHGLVLPPTVAPIQVVMVPIVFSRKEDWGNDGSRSVEATCAAVRAELEKAGIRVILDNSDERPGAKYYHWEMRGVPLRIELGPRDLKNESCLLVRRDTSAKRQVPLNAVVQEVQRTLEEIQTSIRESAEEQLHARMYNTNEDPAELFECAQQGVVSVFLCENEQCGEKLEEQLGVSVLGEPVSNVETAENEASTGRCVICAQPGKRVYVARAY, from the coding sequence ATGCCGCAAAAAGAGGACACGCAGACTGTTATTCCCAAGGATCAGCACTTCAGTGAGTGGTACAGTGAGATTTTGAAGCGTGCGGAGATCCTGGATGTCAGGTACCCCATAAAAGGTGTCTACGTCTGGTTCCCCTACGGCTACAAGTTACGGAACCTCGTCTACCGGATACTGCGGTCGCTTCTTGATGAGGAGCACGAGGAGGTGCAGTTCCCGATGCTGATCCCTGAGGACGAGTTGCTCAAGGAGAAGGAACACATCAAGGGCTTCGAGGAGGAGGTCTTCTGGGTGACCCGGGGTGGCAGCACGGAACTGGAAATCCCCTTCGCGCTTCGGCCGACCTCGGAAACCGCGATGTACCCCATCTTCAAAGTCTGGATACGCTCGCATGCTGATCTTCCGCTCCGCGTCTATCAGATCGTGAACACCTTCAGGTACGAGACGAAGCACACACGTCCGCTCATCAGGCTTCGCGAGATCACCTCATTCAAGGAGGCACACACGGCACATGCCTCCCGGTTAGACGCGGAAGAGCAGGTGAAAAAGGCAGTAGCGTTATATAAATGCTTCTTTGACCAGCTCGCCGTCCCTTATCTCATCACGCGGCGCCCCCAGTGGGATAAATTCCCCGGCGCGGCCTATTCCATCGCCTTCGATACCATCATGCCTGATGGACGAACCTTGCAGATCGGCACGATCCACCTGCTTGGTGAGAGCTTCGCGCGAACGTTTGATATTAAATTCGAGGACAAAGACGGGTCACTGCAGTACGTGAATCAGACCTGCTACGGCATCTCGGAACGCTGCGTGGCTTCGGTGATCGGAATTCATGGCGATGACCATGGGTTGGTGCTCCCGCCCACCGTTGCGCCCATTCAGGTCGTCATGGTGCCCATCGTCTTCTCACGAAAAGAGGACTGGGGCAACGACGGGAGCCGTTCAGTTGAAGCGACCTGTGCTGCGGTACGTGCCGAGTTAGAGAAGGCGGGCATACGGGTAATCCTCGATAACTCGGACGAGCGACCGGGGGCGAAATACTACCACTGGGAGATGAGAGGTGTGCCGCTCAGGATCGAGCTGGGGCCCCGCGACCTTAAGAACGAGAGCTGCTTACTGGTGCGGCGGGATACTTCAGCCAAGCGTCAGGTGCCTCTGAACGCGGTAGTTCAGGAAGTACAACGGACCCTGGAGGAGATTCAAACGAGCATCCGCGAGTCTGCAGAGGAGCAGCTCCATGCCCGGATGTATAACACAAACGAAGACCCCGCAGAGCTGTTTGAGTGTGCACAGCAGGGCGTGGTCTCGGTCTTTTTGTGTGAGAACGAGCAGTGCGGAGAGAAGTTAGAGGAGCAACTCGGGGTCAGTGTGCTCGGTGAGCCCGTTTCCAACGTGGAAACTGCTGAGAACGAAGCGAGCACAGGACGCTGCGTCATATGTGCTCAACCCGGAAAACGGGTATATGTGGCCCGTGCATACTGA
- a CDS encoding RNA-processing protein (similar to yeast Dim2p protein that is essential for 40S ribosomal subunit; structural studies show binding to 3' end of 16S rRNA in complex with archaeal IF2 alpha) has translation MVTQHVKIPRERIGVLIGQNGFVKDDLERKSRSAITVDSIDGEVCIESPGDGDPLLALRVAEVVKAIGRGFSPENARALLDDELLLFEVISLADLSPKTLSRTKGRVIGQNGKTRRALEALAEVKISVYGKTISLLGYADKVRVASEAIDMLIRGAPHSSVYRFLERKRKAEEEQLGW, from the coding sequence ATGGTAACACAGCACGTAAAGATACCCCGTGAGCGAATTGGCGTGCTCATTGGTCAGAACGGATTTGTGAAGGACGATTTAGAGCGCAAATCAAGGAGCGCCATTACCGTGGACAGCATTGACGGCGAGGTCTGTATCGAGAGCCCGGGTGACGGCGATCCACTTCTTGCGCTCCGTGTGGCTGAGGTGGTAAAGGCGATCGGCCGGGGGTTTTCACCCGAAAATGCGCGTGCACTCCTTGATGATGAACTCCTCCTCTTCGAGGTGATTTCACTCGCGGATCTCTCGCCGAAGACCTTAAGCCGGACAAAAGGGCGGGTAATCGGGCAGAATGGGAAGACGAGACGCGCGCTCGAGGCTTTGGCGGAGGTGAAGATCTCTGTTTACGGGAAGACGATCAGTTTACTCGGGTATGCAGACAAGGTACGGGTGGCGAGCGAGGCAATCGATATGCTCATTCGCGGTGCGCCACATAGCTCGGTCTACCGGTTCTTAGAGCGCAAACGGAAGGCGGAAGAGGAGCAGTTAGGATGGTGA
- the ribB gene encoding 3,4-dihydroxy-2-butanone-4-phosphate synthase, which produces MSSETVPESVLRGIAAVRAGHLVLIYDAADREGETDFVLPASAITPREVAYFRNEAGGLICVAIHPLAAERLGLPLMSDILRTVNSTYPFLSTIVEGAGDLHYDKRSSFSLWVNHRDTFTGITDYDRALTIRKIGEAVASVLNGTGDTASFSNEFRSPGHVSLLRAAERLLEERRGQTELSVALALLAGIPPAMVICEMLDDASGRALSKDNAQAFASERRIIFMEGAEIVSAYRELCRGP; this is translated from the coding sequence ATGAGCAGCGAAACCGTTCCCGAATCGGTGCTCAGAGGAATCGCGGCGGTGCGAGCGGGGCATCTCGTCTTGATCTACGATGCGGCGGATCGAGAGGGTGAGACCGACTTTGTGCTCCCGGCGTCCGCAATAACACCGCGGGAGGTGGCGTATTTCAGAAACGAAGCCGGCGGTCTTATCTGTGTTGCTATTCATCCGCTTGCTGCCGAGCGGCTGGGACTGCCGCTCATGAGTGATATTCTACGAACGGTGAACAGCACCTATCCGTTCCTCAGCACGATCGTGGAAGGTGCAGGCGACCTGCACTATGATAAGCGGTCTTCGTTCTCGCTCTGGGTGAACCATCGCGATACCTTCACCGGCATCACCGATTACGACCGTGCGTTGACGATCAGGAAGATAGGGGAGGCAGTGGCAAGCGTGCTCAACGGGACTGGTGACACCGCTAGCTTCTCTAATGAATTCCGGAGTCCTGGTCACGTCTCATTACTGCGCGCTGCAGAGAGGTTACTCGAAGAACGGCGGGGTCAGACCGAGCTCTCGGTGGCCCTGGCGCTGCTCGCGGGCATTCCGCCCGCAATGGTAATCTGCGAGATGCTGGATGACGCGTCGGGTCGTGCGCTCTCCAAGGACAACGCCCAGGCGTTCGCATCAGAGCGCAGGATAATCTTCATGGAGGGCGCGGAGATTGTGTCTGCCTATCGCGAGCTCTGCCGTGGCCCGTGA